Sequence from the Castanea sativa cultivar Marrone di Chiusa Pesio chromosome 12, ASM4071231v1 genome:
ctttttttgcaaatgttggtCTGGGCCTCTAGTCGCTACACTAGGCTCAAAGATTTCTAGATCAAAGAGTTGGGACCAGTCCAAGAGCAACCCTCCTTGGTCTGGCTTATGCGGAAACGATGAGTCCAAGTCCTAGGAAAGAAGCTGCAAAGTGGGCTAATTCCTTGTTTTTGCCGTAGAAGGAATTTTCTCCAAAATCTGTCGCAGGTTTGACTTTTCTGCTGTGCGGTAAAACTGTCTGCTGTGCAGTAAAACTATCTGCTGTGTCATAAAGCTTTCTACTGTGCAATTAAGCTTTCTGCTGTGCTAATAGAGCTGTCTGTCGTGAAGTGAAGCTTTCTGCTATGTTAATAAAGTTGTCTGCCGGCAGTTAAGCTTCCTGCTATGCTAATAAAGCTGCCTTCTACGAATGACTACTCTTCATTTTCTGTAGAAATACTTTTCTACTTCCTGCAcacaaacaaatctaaaacccaaaaaaaatatcaatcaagCAAGTATTAGCttacatgggttagcatattctcaaatatatacatatgtatattcataaatatacttatacgtaTACGCAgaatgtgagaaacaaaatatatgtatgtatatatatatatatatatatatatatatatatatatatatatatatatatatatatatacttgtggCAGGATAATGAGTCCAAAGTAAAACACGTAACAACAAATATAGAAGAAAGCTTCGGTAGGAAAGGTTAAGATAACAcggtaaatacaataaaaaggtGTTATAGTAGAATAACTAGTACAGCAAGTAAAAATACCACAGCAGGACAACTGATGCAGCAGACATGATAAAAAACGTGCTATAGTAGGATAACTAAATGCAGTAGATTTAAGTTTTAATGagtgaaattaaatatatttgcgctcaaaatcaaatattgagTCTTCCCATAGAATAAGTAAATTAAGAAGGAACCCAAACCTCAAATTGAACAACCTTGTCATAGGCTCTTACCATAAGCTTTTGCCATCAAAGTTGTGAATTTTGGAGAATAGACCTAAATGGCTACTAGCTATCATTTTTTGGAGActtcaaagagtgggtttgctaagagggagggaaaagatggtctattgatgcatgcctctATTCCTGTCacgttttctctcttctttttaccactttctttttttctctccattctattttttttactcttagtttcCTTACTACTCTCTTACCGTAAATTGTTTTTCTCATTTGGGTCTTTTCCTTTAGGTACTTCATTTCTTGAGTCCTCTTCCCATTGGGTCTCCCGTGCTTCCTTCCTCCCCtctcggttttttttttcctcatccaTGGTtacctccttttatagtgagctaATGCAATGagatttctcccttttacccCTAGGGCTTCaccaattgtttttggtttgttatGGGCATCCATTTAGGACTACCCACTGACCCATTGGTTGCCCCAACTACTACCATTGCTCAGTTTGTTTGCTGCACCATTCTCATTTCATGACAAAATTCCTTTCGCTTGTTCTTGCTGTATACCTCTACCTCTTGGTTCATTGGGCTAACTCACTACCTaactctatggcatgcatcagatggtctcaacaatttattactttttttttgtgtaagaTACCATCCCAGCAAGGTATACTCCTAAAAGAAGTTGTGgcaggaaaccaaatatagaccctCTTCcccccccaccaccaaaccatgCCCTCTGAATCTCCTTAACCGTGggcccacctcccttgtattggctgggtacaggttggtggtgccTCGACCTTTCTATGCTTGCTCCTTTGTCTTCTTTCGTTCCCACGTCATTCCTATCGTAGCAGATTAATTCTGTTTCGTCCTACTGcgtgttttttgtcttatttcttcataCATTCCTGCtgcatttgtcattttctttggtttgacTTTCCTTCACGTGAATCCTGCTGCTGACACTTCCTGCtgttccttgtttcttttcacCGTGCTTCTCTATATTAGCTTTCACGCCTATCTtttttcatccaaaaggatTTGGGCCTTTTGTGGGTCCAAATAATGTTGACTGGATCAAAAGGGTCTTGGGCCCAATTTATCTTCATTTGCCAAAGTCATCCTGCCAGAGAACTGCATTCTGCGGCAAAGCTGTGTTCTGCGGCAGATTCGTATTCTGCGGCAGATTTGTATTCTACTGTAGATCGTTACTTCTTTCTTCAGACCTtgcttttcattgggctttcctCCTATGGGCTTTTGCGTCTTGCAACTTATTAGGCTTTCTTCCTCATAGGCTTTTGGGTATGGATTtgcaaaaatgggcatcaacattCAGCCCCCTGAGCATATGGATTGCTCCTGCAATTCGTATGCGAAAACTCATGCAATTTTGTTTCGCGAGTTGTTTCATAACTCACATGCAAatgcttctcttcttttctttgtgtgCCTGTTGTTTCAATCTTTACTCTCCTTAGGCAAGTcgttctctttctttctacaaATGTATGACTTTCCAAGGGTAGCCAAAAAAGTTGTTGTTCATGAGGGTGGTGGTTTTGTTGCTATCACCCCAAAGCAAGTTTGCTGAAAACTTTGCCTCTTTTTAGCTCAATTGTTTCTGTTGATTGCTTGCATGTTATTATTGGACTTGTGCCTGCCAGGCCTCTTTTGGGCCTGCTGCGTGCTTTCCTTCTGCTACACTCCCGTAGCCCAATACTATTGGGCTTGTACTCATGCTTTTTTGGGCTTCCCTGACCCATTTTACCTCTTTCGGGCTCCTTTGGcccattttattcttttaggCATCCTCGGCCCGTTTCATCGCTTTTGGGCTCTTTCGTCCCATTCGGGCTCCTTTGTcccattttattcttttgggcatcctcggcccgTTTCATCGCTTTTGGGCTCCTTCGTCCCATTCGGGCTCCTTTGTCCCATTTACTTCCTTTtaggcatccttggcccatttactttcttggggcGTCCTTGGCCCTTTCTAATTCTGtgcttcccatgggcttttactaactcattGGGCTTCCCTAGCCCAATTACTTTAtacttcatccttggggcttaTGGACTTTCTattgccccttactttctttacttacattacTTCGGGCCTGCTGTAGCAGCTATGgtccattctcacttttctacatccatactgcCCATGGGTTTGCTAATTCTCTCTTTCCAAGCcttttaggcccatttgcttcCTCAAGGtccttttgtttgctttatggacctATGACCCATTATTCCTGTTGCTTGGGCTTAATGGCTTTTCTATCCAATTCTCTTTTGCCCacgttgttgggcttcttcttcctGCTATTGGTCCTTCTTgccaaagtgggcatcaacacTACCCTCATTTTAAGGGATTgtcgatgatgatgatgatatgtgcacccttctcttcttcatcattcttttacttgtttcttggtctgCTTCTCGGAAATTCCTTGTGATTTTTGACTTTTACAATAGCACTCATTGCTTTGCTTTTGTAGGGATAAATTCTCATTTTTCTGCTTCCGCAGAATATGTAATACATGCACTTATTTCTCTGCGTTAATAGACCCCTTACTCAGCTTCTGCAAGAGTAGCATATACACTGTAGGAAGTGAAGATTGTGGCAAATTTTGCGGTAGAAGAATTAGGCTTGATTGCTTCAGTACTTACTTTCCCCACGTATTCTTTAGTATCGTCTCTTCATTCTTCCATAAGTGTAGTTGTTCTTTAAGAATGGTCAGCAGACATAGATGTCATGGAATCCTTCCTTGCTGGGTTCTTCTTCCTTATGATGTTCTATACCTCTGTAGAATGCTCAAAATTGGCTCTTTGGATTCTTTGACTCTTTTTTCTCTTGCCAATACCGTGAATAGCGCTTTGTGGAGCGAGGATCCTTCTTACggtcttcattttcttcttttcttttagccaTCTAAGGTTGCTTCACTTCAAGCTTCATCCATTCTCTAAAAATAGAGAAAGTGTTGTCTTCTACTACCTTCGCATCTAAGCGAACTGAAAGGAGTTTCATCAAAATAGCTCTGCCACTTCACTTTCTTCAAGTAGAGTTCTTTCACAAGAGGAAAGCTTCCTCTAAGTGTGTAGATCAAAGGGTGGCTTTGCTCCCTTTTCTTgtgccttcttcttctcttcgcATTTATGtatcttcatttcttttgctCAAAACAGAGCGTAGAGCTAACATTGCAAGCCCTCATCATAGTAGAATACTCTTTCACTTATTGATAATGTATTCTTTGCCAGGATAAAGTTTCTGTAGAGAAGGATGTTGGACCTTTGCTGTTTGCATTGCGGGCTGTTTTTGATTCTGCCATAAATTCtgatttagctacaaaattgatctTTCCGCAGACGTGACTGAGTCTGCCGCAAAATTGATCTTTTCGCAGACATGACTGAGTCTGCCACTCGTTTTAAGGTGCCTATAAGTGGTGccactacaaatattttttccaaGGGAAATGAGGATGCTTTCATGAGAAATCTTCACCTTCTAAACATTTTCTTTGTCATTCTGCCACAGCAACTATTGATTCCTCCGTgtttgcttttttcttctttaacatATTCTACTTGTCATTCTGCCACAGCCGTTGTTGGTAAGGATATCACTGCCTTTTTCATGAAAAGGCATAGATGTTGTTGTGAACTAAATCTCTTAACTTCATTGTAGTCTTCCGCAAATCTTATCTCTCCCAATTCTTCTTTCATGTTGCTAAGCTTGGTAATGTCTTTCCAATTCTTGTGGAAAGTGGTCTGCCACTGAATGCATTGCTAGAGAGATGCTTGGACTTCATCATTGATTTCCACCTTTTGTTCTTGCTGTGAGTTCCTTTGTCACTCAACTTTTTTACGAGGCACTTTTGAAGCCTTAAAGTCTCACGAAGAGCATTTATTTTCTACTGTAGTGCTTGTTGGTTCACCTTTACATATGAATCTGCCGTATCTTCTCCCTCTGTCAAAGCTTCCTTTATAGGAATCCTCCAATCTTCTTCACATTGTTCCTCTTGGAACCTTTCCTTCAGCATCTCCATAATAGACTCCCAGGTTCGAATCACCCATTAATTTTAAATGCTTGATCCCCATTTTTAGGGCCTTGGCTAACCCAATTAGGTAGGCCTCATATCCCGCCGCATCGTTTGAACAagggaattctaatttgaatgaaTGCACCACGGCCTTGTCTTCTTCATGATACAAAACCACTCCCACTCCTCCTGATTGGGTAGTAGAAGACTCATCAAACTTCATCACCCATTGCTCTCTGACTTCTTCTGCCATAGCTACTTCCCATGGGACCTCGTCATCCAGCGGGAATTCTTCTTCTCCCGGGAGGTGCGCTAGCAAGTCTACTATAGCTAGGCTCTTTACTGCCTTGGGCATTCCTGCTTTCAAGTCGTATTGTGACAATTGTAACAACCATTGGGATATTCTACCGGAAAGAATTGGCTGCCACAACAAAACTTTGATTGCATGAGACTAAGTCATCAACCACACTTTGTAGGCCAGGAAATAATGGCGTAGTCTTTGCGAGGCATATGCTATGGCTAGGCATGCCCTTTTTGCCCTTGGGTAACGAGCTTCTGTATCCTTTAAGGCACGACTGATGTAGTAAACCGGTTGCTCCATGCCACCTCCGTCTTCTTGGGCAATCAATGCACCTATGGCATACGAGTTGGTGGCCAGGTAGAGTAACAATGGCTTTTTATGAATTGGGCCTTGCACAGTAGAAAGGTTCATCATGATCTGCTGCAGCCTTTTGAAGGCTGCCTACCGTGCTTCTTTCCACTCAAAGCTTTACCCCTTCTATCTCAGTGTGGAATACCCTGGCCGGTTGGGCCACTAGCTTGGCCTCAAAGTCCATATTCAATGTATGCACTACTAGCCCAGGATCCAATCTTGGCATTTCATTGAAATCCCATGCGAAGACATCTTTGAATTCTTTCAGCAACAGTATCAATTCTGATTTCTCCTTTTCTGACAATCTTGAGCTAATTGAGAGGGGTCTTGGTTCCTGTGGGTTTGACCCTGGGTTAAtttcctccaaattttttttttttgccacgaCCTGTACATCCTTTTCTACCACAACTTCTTTGTTTTTCACTTCATTACTCTCCTCCTCCAAGCTTTTTTGAACCACGCAACACACCAAATTTTTGTAGAAGGATGTTGCTGCTTCATCACAGACTAGAATGTTACTTGACCATGGTAGGTTGCAACAAATTGAATGGGTGTTGCGCTATGTCATGTCATGAAGTTTGAAGTTGCTGCAGATCAAGTGGCGGATGAATGTATACTTGTTGAAATGCAACAAGTAGTGCTTATTTCGCAGTGGGTAATGTTGCTACTACATATTGATCTCTAAGCACTTTGCAGAAGCTTTTTCGAATTTGCTGTAGAATGTGCCTTAGCCCCCAACATGTGAGACAACTGGATGAGTCCTTAGCTTTTTGTAGAAGGCTTCCTAAATTTTGTTGCAAAATGAGACAACCCCCAGCATACAAGAATAACCCCTTAGCTTTCAGCAGAAGGCTTCCCATATTTGCTGCAGGATGAGCTTTAGCCCCCAGTATGTGAGACAATTGGATGAGCTTGATATCACCCTCTCTTGGTGTTGATGCTCCATTATGTGGTTCATGCATtcttcagtaaaaaaaaaagttagatgcCATAGATCTACAAGTTGCCATATTGTAGAAATTCTTCGTTGCTGGAGAATTTGGGAAAGAGTTACTTCCCAAGCATGCTTTGGCTTCGTTCCACCGTAGGCACAATTGCTTCCTATGTATTTTCTGCTACATATGATTGTGGCTATAGCTCCTTtgcaaactttttcaaaaaaactcaCGACCATGGTTCCTTTGCAGGTTTGATTGAATGTAGCCCCCATTATGGGCTTTTGCCAAGAACTCACAACCATGGTTCCTTTGTTGGCCTCTAGCCAAGAATTCATGAACACGACCATTTTGCTAACTTTCGCTACTAAGACCCATATTTCTTGGATTTCTTCTTCGCTTGCTTTGAGTATGGGCATATTTAGATGGAGCTTGCTACGTCTCTTGCTTCATGGTTGGCTAGTAATAGCTAAGGGTAGAGGCTTCTAATGTAGAATATGCCCATGACGTGCCAAAATTTTTCTGGGACAACATGCTTCTTTATTCCTACAGCAGAATGCCCTTGCAACAGGACGCCTTCAATAAAAATCCACGTAATAGTTTTTTGCAGCAATAAGATAAGCAACTCTATCTACGACAGAATGTGAGCAATTGATTATGTTACTTCCCTCTTGTACACAAGCTAAAAGAAGGAGCTTTGAGTTTGTCActgttgcaaagttcttctaggATGAGACATAGGCATCAATGAGCTTCATGACTTGAAGAGTGCTGGTGGAGTTGCATAGTTTGTAGTACAAGTGATCTGATACATTTTTTCTTAGAAATATCATAACAATCATGATCATTAATGCCACTCTAGGCATAAACCCTCCGAGGTGCTTCAAAGAAAACTTCTTAACTATTCAAGGTTGTTGAATCGGTTTGCTAGACCCGGTAATGGACAAAGAGCAGTTTGCAAGCAGCTTGTAGATTTGGGCTTCTTTATGGAGAGTGCGCAACAACTGAGGGGTTGGCTTCATCCCAAGGTCTGGACTTAATTTGAACACTTCACCACCTTGTCACATGCCTTCAATGTATTCTTTGGTTGAAAGCGGATGTTTCGATATCGCTGAATCGATTACTTCTCCCTCCTCCCTTCATGGATACTGATATATTTGCAGTTTGCACATCTTCACACTGTTGGTGTTCCCATGAATTTTTTATGGGGCAATGGTCACTTTTGTTGTAGAAGAAAATCACGTTGGATTTGTGATTGCACTTAGGAAGTTCAAGAATTCAATAATTTTGGGGTAGGATATTCTGCGAAAAGACTTGCtagaattcaataaaaaattctgcTGCTGAATATTCTGAGGCAGAACATTCTGCACTTTTTAAATTCAGCAGATTCTGCCATGAACAGTTTACCGAAGGATCAGTACTTTCTGCCACGAAACTTCTGCGGCGCGACATTTTGCACTTATGGAAAAGTTTGCTGGAGGAAACATTCTGCACTTCTAAAATTTAGCAAATTCTGCTGTGAATAGTCTGCCGAAAGATCTGTACTTTCTACTACGAAATTTCTGCAGTAGGACATTTTGCACTTCTGAAAAAGTCTGTTGGAGGAAACATTCTACACTTCTAAAATTCAGCAGATTCTGCTATGAATAGTCTGTCGATGGATCTGTACTTTTTGCTACGAAATTTCTGCGGCAAGACATTCTGTACTTCTGAAAAAGTCTGCTGGAGGAAACATTCTGCACTTTTGAAATTCAGCAGATTCTGCTGTGAACAGTCTGCCGAAGGATCTGTACTGTCTGCTACGAAATTTTTGCAGTAGGACATTATGTACTTCTGAAAAAGTTTGCTAGAGGAAACATTCTGCACTTCTGAAATTCAGCAGATTCTGCTGTGAACAGTTTGCTAAAGGATCTGTACTATTTGCTACGAAATTTCTACGGCAGGACATTCTGCACTTCTGAAAAAGTCTGCTGAAGGATATTtcacaaaggaaaaaatttatttgccACAGTGTAGTAATGATGAAGGTTTTCCTTTGGCTTCTatagcttcatttttttttttagcttttggCTCTTGAGGGGAAGTAGAGCTAGAATCACTAGCAAAAATTATTGAAACCTTTTGAGGGAATGAAgggatttttttcttctaaatgcTAGACTCGAAGGTGGAGATGGAGGGAGTTTAGAAAGCATCTAGTTATTCCTTAAAAGGAATGAGAGCAAAAAGGTGATAAGTGGCCTTTTAGGAGAGTTGCATGTTTGAATAAGTGGATTGCCACATGTCTTACATGCATGACAAGGAGAACAAGCGGCATTTAAAGGATAAGACCAAGTATTTGTAGTGATATTTTGCTACCACATTTTGAGGCAACACCATTGAACATCCTACTGCAATATTTCACCATAGCATTTTGCTCATGATACTGCTCTGTTTTAGCGTTGTTGTGTTCTACTACAGATTTCTGCTACGGTATTGTCCTGCCATAACGTTGCTGCAATATTCTACTATAGAATTCTGCAACACCGTTTTGCTATAATGTTGTCGTGATACTCTACCATAGAGTTCCACTATGGTACTGCTATGATCTTTTGGAAACTTTCATGAGGATATTGCTTGGACGGTTTAAGAACATCTGAATGTCTTGCATTGGTAAGGATTTGGAAACATGTTTGCGAGGGAGAGATATCTCATTCTCCCTATCTTGATCCCAACTCTCCAGTGAAGTCGCCAATTTAaatgtgtgggcctttttttgcaaatgttagTTTGGGCCGCTAGCCACTACACTAGGCCCAAAGATTTCTAGATCAAAGAGTTGGGACTGGTCCAAGAGTAACCCtccttggtccggcttgtgcgcaaacgaTGAGTCCAAGTCCTAGGGAAGAAGCTGCAAAGTGGGCTTATTTCTTGTTTCTGCCGCAGAAGGAATTTTCTCCAGAATCTATCGTAGGTCTGACTTTTCTGCTGTGCAGTAAAACTATCTGCTGTGCGATAAAGCTTTCTACTGTGCAATTAAGCCTTCTGCTGTGCTAATAGAGCTGTCTGCTGTGCAGTGAAGCTTTCTGCTATGTTAATAAAGCTGTCTGCTAGTAGTTAAGCTTCCTGCTATGCTAATAAAGTTGCCTGCTGCGAATGACTACTCTTCATTTTCTGCAGAAATACTTTTTTACTTCCTGCACACAAACAAATCTgaaaccaaagaaaataccaatcaagcaagtgttagcttacatgggttagcatattctcaaatatatacatacgtatattcataaatatacttatacgtaTACACAGAatatgagaaacaaaatatatgtatatgtatatatatatatatatatatatatatatatatatatatatatatatatatatatatatatatatatatatatatacttgtggCAGGATAATAAGTCCAAAGTAAAACACGTAACAACAAATATAGAAGAAAGCTTTGGCAGGAAATGTTAAGATAACAcggtaaatacaataaaaaggtGTTACAGCAGAATAACTAGTACAGCAAGTAAAAATACCACAGCAGGACAACTGATGTGGCAGACATGATAAAAAACGTGCTACAGTAGgataactaaatgcagcagatttaagttttaatgagtgaaattaaatatatttgcgctcaaaatcaaatattgagtcttcccatagaataagtaaaccaagaaggaacTCAAACCCCAAATTGAACAACCTTGTTATAGGCTCCTGCCATAAGCTTTTGCCATCAAAGTTGGCATTTTGGAGAATGGGCCTAAATGGCTACTAGCTATCATTTTTTGGGGActtcaaagagtgggtttgctaagagggagggaaaagatggtctattgatgcatgctcCTATTCCTGCCacgttttctctcttctttttaccactttctttctttctctccgttctattttttttactcttagtttcCTAACTACTCTcttgccataaattttttttctcatttgggTCTTTTCCTTTAGGTGCTTCCTCTCTTGGGTCCCCTTCCCATTGGGTCTCCTGTGCTTCCTTCCTCCCCTTtcggttgtttttttttttttcttatccaTGGCTACTTCCTTTTATAATGAGCTACTTTAATGagatttctcccttttacccCTAGGGCTTCaccaattgtttttggtttgttgtggGCATCTATTTAGGACTACCCACTGACCACTACCATTGTTCAGTTTGTTTGCTGCACCATTCTCATTTCACGACAAAATTCCTTTCGCTTGTTTTTGTTGTATACCTCTACCTTTTGGTTCATTGGGCTAACTTACTACCTAGCTCTATGACATGCATCAGATGGTCCCAACCATTTATTACTTCTTTTGTGTAAGATATCATCCCAGCAAGGTATACTCCTAAAAGAAGTTATGGCaagaaaccaaatatagaccccCTTTTcccccccaccaccaaaccacgcCCTCTGAATCTCCTTGACCGTGAGCCCACCTCctttgtattggctgggtacaggttggtggtgtCCCGACCTTTTGGTGCTTGCTCCTTTGTCTTCTTTCGTTCCTACGTCATTCTTGTTGTAGCAGATTAATTCTGTTTCGTCCTGCTGcgtgttttttgtcttatttcttcatgcGTTCCTGCTacatttgtcattttctttggtttgactttccttcacatgaTTCCTGCTGCTGACACTTCGTGCcgttccttgtttcttttcacCGTGCTTCTCTATATTAGCTTTCACGCCTATCTtttttcatccaaaaggatTTGGGCCTTTTGTGGGTCCAAATAATGTTGACTGTATCAAAAGGGTCTTGGGCCCAATTTATCTTCATCTGCTGAAGTCATCCTGCTAGAAAACTGCATTTTGCGGCAAAGCTGTGTTCTGCGGCAGATTCGTATTCTGCGGCAGATTTGTATTCTGCTGTAAATCGCTACTTCTTTCTTCAAACCTTGCTTTTCATAGGGCTTTCCT
This genomic interval carries:
- the LOC142620404 gene encoding uncharacterized protein LOC142620404, encoding MNLSTVQGPIHKKPLLLYLATNSYAIGALIAQEDGGGMEQPVYYISRALKDTEARYPRAKRPILSGRISQWLLQLSQYDLKAGMPKAVKSLAIVDLLAHLPGEEEFPLDDEVPWEVAMAEEVREQWVMKFDESSTTQSGGVGVVLYHEEDKAVVHSFKLEFPCSNDAAGYEAYLIGLAKALKMGIKHLKLMGDSNLGVYYGDAEGKVPRGTM